In the Heteronotia binoei isolate CCM8104 ecotype False Entrance Well chromosome 13, APGP_CSIRO_Hbin_v1, whole genome shotgun sequence genome, one interval contains:
- the ORMDL2 gene encoding ORM1-like protein 2, with protein sequence MNVGVAHSEVNPNTRVMNSRGIWLAYSISVVTLHIILLSIPFFSVPVVWTLTNVIHNLAMYWLLHTVKGTPFETPDQGKDRLLTHWEQIDYGTQWTSSRKFLSISPIVLYILTSFYTKYDPGHFIINTASLLSVLLPKLPQFHGVRIFGINKY encoded by the exons ATGAATGTTGGGGTAGCCCACAGTGAGGTGAATCCTAACACACGAGTTATGAACAGCCGAGGTATTTGGCTGGCTTACAGCATCTCTGTGGTCACTCTTCACATCATCCTTCTCAGCATCCCCTTCTTTAGCGTCCCTGTGGTCTGGACCCTAACCAACGTCATCCATAACCTG GCAATGTATTGGCTCCTGCACACAGTGAAAGGGACCCCATTTGAAACACCAGACCAGGGCAAAGATCGCCTCCTCACACACTGGGAGCAGATTGATTATGGTACACAGTGGACCTCTTCTCGCAAgttcctaagcatctccccaatAGTTCT CTACATCCTGACCAGCTTTTATACCAAATATGACCCTGGGCACTTCATAATCAACACTGCCTCCCTGCTGAGTGTTCTCCTGCCTAAGCTTCCCCAGTTCCATGGCGTTCGCATCTTCGGTATCAACAAGTACTGA